cacttcagttccgaaaactgttctcccagcgggccctgctacaTTTTTAGTGATAAAAATGCATTTGGAATACCCAAACACACGCGCGCATGATTATTCAGATAGGCAGCTTGTTctctttttaaatcattatccaggagtcagatcagaatatcaaaaatgtttgGCTCGCGCGCGGGCTCGTATTATGAATGTAAGAAGATCCCCAATTACTTGATttacaataaaacatgaatagagtgtcccgtttttaggtctaaatctcgactGAATTTTTCCACATCAATTCTTTGGCTATGTAAAGCCTACCTAATCTGTtcaagattacaaaaattgcttgGAATTttggtagaaatgtcaaaaaaaattcagctcaggctttgcgctcacattatttgattggtgaaattATATAACGTTTTCATGTCTAATTAACTGCAAGCATGAAGTCCTTAACAGGTCACTTTCGATCagatcaaaacgtatatttaaagtttttgctcgcgcttcgcgctcgcagtgataaaaatgtaaatgtaaGATCCTTTATATATTAATTCTATAGCAAACTACTTAAAGACCCCCTTTTACGACAGTTAAAAAATGatctcgcgcttcacgctcgcattaatagttaaaaatatttcaactcataaatcctattcatgattacaaaagtgcttaataTAACCAGTCTTCTGACCTCTAATATCAAGACATTTTTACTCACTAATGAGgcttattacatgtacattaacaaATATGATCATAAAATTGGAATGAATTCCTAATAACTAAATTGCCCCTTGTTTCAGAAAGGAATTTCGAAAAGTTTCATATTGCGCTTATaagaagaggaataggaagatcgttattatttccttttctatttttatttccaatttttctttttaattcaactggTCATGCTCAAGTTggtaccatattttttttatatgctaaacaactgcaagaatatttattaggaggctgcactctacaagctccgctttttagcagcctcctccattttcaacctgatttgtaataatcttgaatataattttctgtacaggaataattgaaatatgttttgttatttatatatgtcaacatgtacagaagaaactgtaattgttgaaaatggaaataaacgaatgaaatgaaatgaaattattttcatatgatgacaaaagtGTCCTTAGGGCCTAGAATGTCCAGGTCCTTGatcagaataataataaaaatatcagctaAGTGTTATCCACATACACTTCACAATTTCCCTACACAGTGCTTTAGATAGTAtttaaatttactctttttatatcggaatatcaaatattttccactcgtgcatcgcgctcgcattatcaattttcatgatataaaaatgaaatgtattcagaatgcccagattctgtcTAACTTTAAAGCACGCGCACatatgtttattgagataagcagttattcaaaacgtgctaaaattATCAAGTTTGCccttgcattattaatgtaggaacttcttttttcatgatttacaaaaaaatgaatagagtgtctcattttttaggtctgaaatatctttttttcccGCTCGCGCTTCTCTCTCGCATCGATGTTGTTTACTTTTTACACCTATAACGTTTATTTCAAAAGTGCtaggaatttcattttttttcttttttaggtcggaatgtcaaaacattttcagctcgcgcttcgctctcgcattatcgaaatgttgaaataattatgtatcGACTTAATAGGCTAACTGCAAAGCGGTCTTAACAGGACCTTTTTCGATCAAACCAGAACCAatattctgctcgcgcttcgctgtcgcaataattatctagttacatacgcatcttgttcaggttcacaaataTTGTCAGAATATtgaattttcaggacaaaatacaataaaaaatcagctcgcgctttgcgcttatACTATTCAAATAAAATAGGGCTGAAGAGATTATCccattttatgttgttttataagattaaagctaagaaatgactgttaggagaTCGGCGCACCCTTTATtgttcatgaccaagaaaatggggagaaaatGAAACGGATAGGTGAAATATATGCCTATATTTGTATCAAATGTAATGTCCAAATCTgtcacaaactttgatttttgtaataaaaatgtcaattatattttgctcgctcgctcgcaactgTTCATTAATATGCCGTATCAAGCCCCCTCAAAACTGGCCGCATTACACCACTGAgacaaccccttcaaagaaacaaacaaaaatcaactttgagcggccgatcggggaaaatatgggtgaaaaaaaactttcgccCCCCTGGCCCTATatattggcggaagctggaaCCGCCCCGAGTTTAGCCTTTAAAATGAAAGCAGTATCCTTAAAGATATCAGGTCACCCCAATAAAACGAAAATGAGTAGGTATATGACTAGATCTGCTGATCAAATTCACCTTCAAATGGGAGGTCCTTTTTCCCctccccttttcatttttttttggtattgtAGTACCCAGTTTAGCGTTACGTTATTATATAAAAGTTTTCTATACGTTTCGGAATggtggaaatgaaatgaaacttgCGATCcgttgcaccccccccccagtgtTGGGTGATGCGCATTCATTGATCTGCACTGAGGCCTACTTTTCAGATATCAGTGGTGCTCagtgcttccacttttcaaaaCGGAACTTCCTGGAATTTACTCGAAAAAATATTTGGAGTTTACAAAATATCCTGCAATTTTCCGAATGTTCTCCATTATAATTCTCTTCTATAAACACACAAAAACGAATGAAATATCATTGAATGTAGGACCCAGACCCAGTGCCGCGTTAGTGAACCAAATATTTAGAGGGGGTCCGACGAAACATGACGTAACAGGCAAAGTTTATAAAGATGTTCGAgggagcaaaaattttgacattttaattaagatccaattttgtgatagattttgacataatattcggATAAAATATTGTTCCCGAAAAATGATAACTTCGAATTTATCACATCCTGGAATGATCCTGGAAAATAACAAATTCAAGGAAGAGTGGAAGCACCAGTGGTGCTGCTGCTGTCAAGAGTTCGAGTACCAAAAGCAATTATAAATGCTTTGCGTTTAATACGTCTGAATTACGACTAGTCCCAACAAACCAAAACATATTGCGAAATGTGTCATCACCACTTCCTCGCCCAGCCTGGATCTCCAGAAAATTCTACTTAACTCTAACACGTCTGTCTAGTGTCTATCTGATGCAATCTTTTGCCAGAGTGGTAATGAGCACAATCTTGTTTGGTTTATAATCAGTACCCCCATTTCTATTTATCAAACTAGCTACCGTACCTGACTGAGAAGAGATCGAAGTTCGAACTTCAAAGATTCATTCCCGCTGTCTGCCTCTGGCGATCATCAGACAGTATCATCGACGCTCGCTGCCCCGTCCGACTCGGCTTTGACTACAGCCACAAACATGATCGGTGGGGAGGTAAGTAGTACGGATTATTGTTTCATTTCCTGTATTGTAATGCCAGATATTGATATTGTTGCCCACTCACACCAATGCCAGGTTTATGTTGTGAAATaatttgcttgaaaaaatgcaCTTCCAAATCCTAAGAAGCGAAGAAGGTCCGAACATGGGCATGATGAACTGAACTAACAGTAACACTTACAACTGTTACAGTTATAAAAAAACACAAccctttttatcatatttttacttgagacattcataattttgataaGCTTGGCTCAGTATACTCAGCCGTTGCATATCATGCATATCCGGACAAGACAGCAAATGAGCAATATCAGGTACTTTGTGATCAATAGTTCGTGaattaaataatatttgaaaataatatggtatttgaaaaataatatgaaacaaTATCACAATgcaaaaactttcaaaaatacgtatgcttttgattttatgcatgtttgttgagAAAACacagacaaaaatattaatgtttttaatatttatcaGTTTAAGTTCTGGGCATGGGACCCCCATCTAGTATCATGAGTATTGTTTCAACTTCAAGCTTTCTCTATTACTAGATAAGAATTATCATTAGTACTAGACCTATGCAagatataaataaaaagaaatgaaagttgCAGTTTCCTGACAAAATTACAATAAAGTAGATGGGTCAATccacgtcaaatcaaccaattttcagacaatttgtcacccgaccctcttcgattttctttaaactcgcaccaagtgttgccccaagtgtctgacggaaaaatctgaaatattttgccccaaggtcaaatggttgctaagatacggcctcccatagcaaccaatgcacacacaacaaaattattttaaataaaattgcctatttttgattgactactgcagcaaagtttgattgattacagtcttcatttttagtaaattggaagaactttttggtctaaacatgcagagtatactgtagtgcggacctgtcaaccggatttcgcacacgaggtcaccgaaaatggcgttaagcatccgtgtcaatgatttcagaagcatgtttggaggctcataaatccaaaactaaattagcttagaaccaaatattatgcacatttatggactttcagatgctcaacagaattacaaaaaattgacccaagagtatgtgtcgttttcctgtagggcgccctcaaagttggatttttttcaaaagatgccaagttcaaggtcacggatcacctcccgtcccatcgaggagggggaccaatttctgtgttttgatagacatttacccatattttcaagtgttacttgagaaattttgctaccggaatgtttaggggctgatttgcgcattccaaaatggtcgtaaacaccctaaaattgatgttaatgacacatacatgcttttcaacactgttcaaattgtgataactcacAGATGAAGAGCCCAAAGACATTGATCTTttctgtgatgatagtctgtaattagtattaaaaggatatatcttcaaaaatagttttttattgttggtaatgaccttgaaaacacacctaaaattcaataaaaacagtaaattggctaattttccagaatcaaatggcattcaaatggtgtttacattgactttcaaatgggtgtcatttcaatacaaagggtgagcttaagccaaaacttgaaagacatgttcaacttttggtctactttaagcaacataaaatatttgaactcaaaaccatatcatttgaccttgaaattattccaaatatagctatttgttgcttcataagtagcatattcaaatcgcgcgtgtacattgtactttgcaacacatttcaaaatggattttctcatagagagaatacctgatcaggctgatatttgcagtataagtagtctgtaatgggttcttggaggatctatagattaagtacctattctctcatgacaatgaccttgaaaatacagctgaaaatcatgaaaatcaataaatcatacaattttcattaataatcaagtgtttttatccacttttaattgtgtgttattccatcttagattgtgagttcatgctgataattgcaaatcatgttccacttttggtctactttaagctacataaaatatttgaactcaaaaccatatcatttgaccttgaaattattccaaatatagctatttgttgcttcataagtagcatattcaaatcgcgcgtgtacattgtactttgcaacacatttcaaaatggattttctcatagagagaatacctgatcaggctgatatttgcagtataagtagtctgtaatgagttcttggaggatctacagattaagtacctattctctcatgacaatgaccttgaaaatacagctgataatcatgaaaatcaataaatcatacaattttcattagtaatcaagtgtttttaACCCACTCATGTCTTGATAGAATAGTTACCTAAACTGTAGATTTTCCAAGtactcattacagactactaatactgcatatatcagcctgatcatgtattctctctatgagaaaatccattttgaaatgtgttgcaaagtacaatgtacatgctACTTATAaagcaacaaatagctatatttggaataatttcaaggtcaaatgatatggttttgagttcaaatattttatgtagcttaaagtagaccaaaagtggaacatgatttgcaattatcagcatggactcacaatctaagatggaataacacacaattaaaagtggataaaaacacttgattaatgaaaattgtatgatttattgattttcatgattttcagctgtattttcaaggtcattgtcatgagagaataggtacttaaactgtagatcctccaagaacgcattacagactacttatactgcaaatatcagcctgatcagatATTCCCTCTATgaaaaaatccattttgaaatgtgttgcaaagtacaatgtacacgcgcgatttgaatatgctacttatgaagcaacaaatagctatgtttggaataatttcaaggtcaaatgatatggttttgagttcaaatattttatgttgctcaaagtagaccaaaagtttaacatgtctttcaagttttagcttaagctcaccctttgtcttgaaatgacacccatttgaaagtcaatgtaaacaccatttgaatgccattTGATTCTagaaaattagccaatttactgtttttattgaattttaggtgtgttttcaaggtcattaccaacaataaaaactatttttgaagatatatccttttaatactaattatatactatcatcacagaagagATCAATGTCTTTGGGCTCTTCATttttgagttatcacaatttgaaaagtgttgaaaagcatgtatgtgtcattaacatcaattttagggtgtttacgaccattttggaatgcgcaaatcagcccctaaacattccggtagcaaaatttctcaagtaacacttgaaaatatgggtaaatgtctatcaaaacacagaaattggtccccttcctcgatgggacgggaggtgatccgtgaccttgaacttggcatcttttgaaaaaaatccaactttgagggcgctcTATGGGAAAACGACACAtactcttgggtcaattttttgtaattctgttgagtatctgaaagtccataaatgtgcataatatttggttctaagctaatttagttttggatttatgagcctccaaacatgcttctgaaatcattgacacggatgcttaacgccattttcggtgacctcgtgtgcgaaatccggttgacaggtccgcactacagtatactctgcatgtttagaccaaaaagttcttccaatttacttaaaatgaagactgtaatcaatcaaactttgctgcagtagtcaatcaaaaataggcaattttatttaaaataattttgttgtgtgcgcattggttgctatgggaggccgtatcttagcaaccatttgaccttggggcaaaatatttcagatttttccgtcagacacttggggcaacatttggtgcgagtttaaagaaaatcgaagagggtcgggtgacaagcattggttgatttgacatggattgacccAGATCTACAAGAAATTCAAGAATAGAGACATATTTTGATTATTCGTGATAACTTTGAAGTGTGGAGTTTTATAAATTTACtataattttgatgatgttttacTCTACAAAAGAATCTGCAATGTAATTGTTTGGCTGtaatttttgatatattttgtgtgtggatCTTTTGAATAAACAcatgattttattcattattgatCCTTGATGCAGGATATAACTGAATTTTTGACCAGCCACCCTGATATGGGAGAAATGGAAAATGCTGTTCTATTGGTAAGtcttcctccccctcctcctccttcttcatcttcttcttctcctcctcctccttcttcttctccttctcctcctcttccttcttctttgtttcccacccctcctcctccttgGTTTCCATTACATTTGATCTGACAGCTATTGTTGTTATGGAAAATCTGCTCATTTAGCCAAATATGAAACCTAACCTCCAAACCTAAATAAACCCTAACCTTCACCTTAATCTAAACCagaaaactctattacaatcctaactctaaccctatgccctctgagatattaagactggACACCTGAGCAAATGTCATATCACCCCTCCTTATCCCTCTATTTTgtccctctttctctcccccctctcaTTGTTTGACATGTTTAAGTTATCTGACATTGCAATGGTGAAGAGTGTTATATGACATTGCAATGGTGAAGGCAGAATTGTTTTGTCTATGTGCAAGCAACAGTCCATCTATTTGTTTGGTTCAAATTTAAAACATTCTGCTTCTCAGattctgttgttgttttaagTTGTAATGATTGTAATCACTGTGTTCAAACTCCCTCTTTTGGTCATTAGGCTATTAATGACTTATATAAACAGAAGATGATATCTAGTGATGACCGATCCAGACTCCTGTACCATCCTGTAGAGCAAACATCTCGCCATCACCAGCCGTCATCAGTAGGAAGCTTCCTTTATCCAGGGATACCTCTCTATACTTTGCTTGCAGACATCCTAAATCAGTGGATGGATTATGGGTAAGTTTTTAACTATCTAATGAAAGACTGATTGATGTCTCTGTAGGACTTTACTTTGAAGACAAATTGCatccaaaatattttaatcaaatcaatacagtaaattcaaagaaacaaacaagaaCCCAACAACATGaattttactattattactCATTATTTGTTAGTGAGGAGAAAAGccaactgaatcactgtgaacTGTGGGTCTCACTCCTTACTCTTATCCTACTCTTATATGAAAGGCGCAGTGGGTTCTTAAATGCAAAAATGGTGACATTATGATACTCTATAAAAGATCTCAAGGGacttgaaaaatgaatgaaaattatgtttaaatgtGCAACAGAGTGATGCCTATAAATAGGCCATAGgctcatattttatttcagaatTTTCACAGTAAATAAACAATCAATTTATACATTAGTGTGAGTAAGCAAACACATACTTTTTTAGTAAAATCAATTTACATTTACTTATTTGAGTCTTGTCCAtctattaagaaaaaaatatattaatttggCTAACagttcctatctttctttctaagTTAATGTAAATTATTTCAAGGGCAGAATACTCTATCATTAGACATGTCACAATACAAATGGCATATGTTGGCTCTTGCCTAGTGTATGGATAACAAAGCCTTCTTTTTACCAGTATCGTAGTGCaacttttttaaaactattttttttctctcccataGAGTATGTTATGCCAAGGATCTGATTACATATGAGTGTCTGGATGAAGCAGAAGGCATTGATAAGAGGTGAGGGATTTTCAAGTTTTCATTCAGTATGTTCTTCTAAATCATTGTAGAAGTGttgtggctcaatggataagtcttcagactttgaactGCAAGGTCCGCGGTTCAAATCCTAGTGCAGCACTGGCGACCTTTGGcgaggcgtttatctacatctgccactctcgacccaggtgtagtaaatgggtacccagtaggaaggaattccttgaatgcgtgatgcgcccgatcagggtagcagtgctaaagccggggtaatagtatgcagtgcctagaaacatttgtattaagcgctatataaatgttgcatctTATTATTTTGGTAGTCCATTTCTCGTGATGATGCAGATGTTTGTTATACTATAGTGATGGTAATTAAAGATGGTGGTGATGCAGCCGCTGATGATTGTAGGAGCaatgatcattattttgttgatgattatgatggttcTTGAACTCTTGATCGgttatggtggtgatggtaatgattgaAGTACATAATAATGGTtatgatgttgataataattGTAAACTTTATTTCAATCAGATTATGATGTTGCTGATAACTGTTGCTAATTTCAATGATGACAATGGTATAATTAGGAGCTGCGTTGATGGTGTATAATGTGCAATGTTCATTTTTAATGAAGTcagatctttctttttttccctttttttaactAAAGGAAAATGGTTCTGGACAATGTGACATGTCACATGATGGGAATCAGAGGATCATGGGAAGGGTTGCAAGATGACGAGAAGAAACACAAGATAAGCCAGTTGTTTAAGGTAAGGAAATGATACAACAAGGAATGAGGGTTTCGGTGATTTCAAACCCtagccgcgtcagaccaaaagatgttttgaaaaagatgggagttgctgctaccttGTTTAGCAATTCAAGGGATAGAGCTACGTTGATCTGGCGCTGCTTGGTGGCTGCCCAGGCttacgatcaattgggcaagaAGAATTTTTGAAGATTTCCTATTTCAGATTTTGTTACGAaccatgaaatttgttttttcttcatgtgCATCTGGTCTACAAGGAATTAGTTTATTTCTCAAATAGTCTACTACCACATGGGCTAATATATTCTACTGTCATTTTTTTCGTTCATCGTTTGGTCTACGCTACACTTGGTCTAAGTAAGACTCTCACAGTCTAATTCTCATTCAGTCCAATGCCCAGTTTGTTTATTTACACTTTGTCTACTTGTAGATTTATCTActctgtcaaatgaaaatttggttcatatACATTTCATTTGACCATATAGATTaagtattagaccaagtggataatAAACGTAATTATAGTTAATTCTTACCTTATAAAAATAGTTTTACTCCCTGGTGCTTATATCATTTGCAATGataatttatgttttgtttcagATTTTTGTTTGGGTCTGGTCTGAGTTAATGGCATTATTATGGGCGTGCATTTTAGGACAGTATGTCTGTGtgtttttctccttttaaatgtataataattatatttcttAACTTATGATATTTTAAGATACTCTTTAATATGATGTGTATTcaattttaatatatgaaattgtcaatctttgtaagatatgaaatttattattgtcaaccatttttatttgtacataatccaaccttgtataccatgtatacagttgcaataaagattgaattgaattgaacttgaAAGGAGAGAAAAAGGTAAATGGGCAAAATAGTAATTAGACAAACTGGTTTTAGATGAAGTAGGATTATACCATGTGTGATAAGACCAAGCAGAAGATAGAACAGGTTTAGATCAATCAGCAATTTACTGTAGAGTAACATAATGTGGTTCATCCAGATTAAGACTGGATAACTAGAGTGGAACTCCCTTCTGGTGACTTGAACTGCCTCTGAGATAATCACCCAGCTCAGTCAATAGAGCTGTGTGAAACTCACATCAGTAGGACCCATCCCCTGATAGAATCTCCAATTTAAGTTaagttttgcatgttttcttttctctctgcGTTTAGGACATTGGTAAGAGAGGACTTCTTGACTTGATTGGTGTGAGAAGAACAGTCGGAACAGAAGATACATTCCCACCAACAAGAGATATCTTAGAAAAAAGTTTCAGGGAACAAAATAAGTTAGTATCTGCCCCCTTTCTATGTATTTACTTGAATTACTGTTGAATTAGATGAATAGTTACCTTTATTCAATGAACATACATGatacttaaccctatctaggccgggggggggcctcggaggcccccccctcaacgaatcgcgcgatattttcgctgtgcgaaattttttgaccgcgccgctcgctgactttttactttcaagtcttgcgcaacttttgagaccaattttgcatcacccgggtacgtggttccgaaattacgcaacattatgtaagtgcatgtcagaccgaaaattgctcaaaaacgtgatttcgtgtacaaagtcaatgcaaattgtgttttcaaccaaaattcataaatgtatgattatttattgtttttctagtctaaatgtattcattttatgctttttatgatcacagaagagtccccaacaaatttcattgaaaaaacaatgaaaaacaaaaggtccaaaaaacaaagaaatacataagaaattgcaaaaaacaatataatacataagaaaatgattcgatatcacaatttttttcatgtacgcttgctaaggacaccacaaagagtttctataccaaaaattagtacatttagagctttatttagggagttagagggaaaagtatgatttcgcatactaattacgcataaattagcataatcacttaatagcgattcgcatgaaataaattactatacaatcttgtagattatgccccaggcaacccgcgtgccaattttcggcgcgatcgcgcggtcgacggccgagatcttagggggggcctgggaggccccccccccggccataggaactcccaaaataccccggcctagatagggttaaagggggggggggggggtcattatcAACATAATTTGGAGTTTGCAATCACAGAATA
This genomic window from Lytechinus variegatus isolate NC3 chromosome 10, Lvar_3.0, whole genome shotgun sequence contains:
- the LOC121422734 gene encoding uncharacterized protein LOC121422734 — translated: MIGGEDITEFLTSHPDMGEMENAVLLAINDLYKQKMISSDDRSRLLYHPVEQTSRHHQPSSVGSFLYPGIPLYTLLADILNQWMDYGVCYAKDLITYECLDEAEGIDKRKMVLDNVTCHMMGIRGSWEGLQDDEKKHKISQLFKDIGKRGLLDLIGVRRTVGTEDTFPPTRDILEKSFREQNKGSSKLTVGARALDKHCHRDQSNNWWGRPKGSEESKNENAERVLRKILNEVGWLNIHQLPHALPILEVRNIDGYGARWSPDGTEFRGFLEPPMIAGWETGYKH